A single Triticum dicoccoides isolate Atlit2015 ecotype Zavitan chromosome 2A, WEW_v2.0, whole genome shotgun sequence DNA region contains:
- the LOC119353836 gene encoding acidic leucine-rich nuclear phosphoprotein 32-related protein 1-like, with the protein MDEAWERAVEAALHTAGEGSSSPARSLTLDGAVKCIHGRLPAPEILERHQSLEHLSIAGVGVASLAGFPRLRNLTRLTLSDNRIAGGLEHLVEAGLGSLRDLDLSNNRIQDVDDLAPLARLRLVSLDLYECPVTRVKDYRSRVFGLIRTLKYLDKMDADENERPESDDDDDDGDGEGDGEEEDDDEDDDDEDPGSGEVANGGASHSRGSVAPRPVEVNGVIDVDEDESEADEVVPNGEAEHHHRANGFRVAAVGVAPDEDDEDVDDDDDDADEEYEEEDDLGEEIDEEGDEDDTVVEVLDVPSSDDEEDGIDEDDDDDEEEVEDDGDGEEAEPESSGRVAMAVGGVGEEIDGHEQGEGDDEDENGEIGEEDEERLEDSRVYEEDNDDDDADDEDEDTEYLVQPIVTPQAVAVGSPEDFDIADPDDVDEDRDEVDDDDDEGGTDQPSSLQGIKRKRDDDPSGSGSDDEDDDTEDRPFKHQ; encoded by the exons atggaCGAGGCGTGGGAGAGGGCGGTGGAGGCGGCGCTCCACACCGCCGGCGAggggagctcgtcgccggcgaggagcCTGACCCTCGACGGCGCCGTCAAGTGCATACACGGGCGCTTGCCGGCGCCGGAGATACTGGAGCGCCACCAGAGCCTGGAGCACCTCTCGATCGCGGGCGTCGGGGTCGCGTCGCTCGCGGGGTTCCCCCGCCTGCGGAACCTCACGCGCCTGACGCTCTCCGACAACCGCATCGCCGGCGGCCTCGAGCACCTCGTCGAGGCGGGGCTCGGTTCGCTGCGCGACCTCGACCTCAGCAACAATCGCATCCAAGATGTGGACGACCTCGCGCCGCTCGCCCGCCTCCGCCTCGTCTCGCTCGACCTCTACGAGTGCCCCGTCACGCGGGTCAAGGACTACAGATCCAGGGTGTTCGGGTTGATCCGGACTCTCAAGTACCTCGACAAGATGGACGCCGACGAGAACGAGCGCCCGGagtcggacgacgacgacgacgatggggacggcgaaggtgatggcgaggaagaagatgatgatgaggacgacgatgaCGAGGATCCTGGAAGCGGCGAGGTGGCAAACGGGGGCGCCTCGCACTCGCGAGGTAGCGTGGCACCGCGCCCGGTGGAGGTGAATGGGGTGATCgatgtggatgaggatgagagCGAGGCCGACGAGGTCGTGCCCAATGGGGAAGCCGAGCACCACCACAGGGCCAACGGGTTCAGGGTTGCAGCGGTTGGGGTAGCCCCTGATGAGGAtgatgaagacgtggatgatgacgacgatgatgcagACGAAGAGTATGAGGAGGAGGATGATTTGGGAGAGGAGATCGATGAGGAGGGTGATGAAGATGACACTGTTGTTGAGGTACTTGACGTGCCCAGtagtgatgatgaggaggatggcatcgatgaggatgatgatgatgatgaggaggaggttgAGGATGATGGTGATGGTGAGGAGGCTGAGCCAGAGAGTAGTGGAAGGGTTGCTATGGCGGTGGGGGGTGTTGGAGAAGAGATTGATGGACATGAGCAAGGTGAAGGTGATGATGAGGATGAGAATGGTGAGATCGGAGAGGAAGATGAGGAAAGATTGGAGGATAGTAGGGTTTATGAGGAGGACAACgatgatgacgatgctgatgatgaG GATGAAGACACAGAATATCTTGTTCAACCAATTGTGACGCCCCAAGCCGTGGCTGTTGGAAGTCCAGAGGACTTTGATATTGCTGACCCTGATGATGTCGATGAAGACAGAGACGAggtcgatgatgatgacgacgagggtGGCACAGACCAGCCGTCGTCCTTGCAGGGTATCAAGCGGAAGAGGGATGATGACCCATCAGGCAGTGGCAGcgacgatgaggatgatgatacTGAAGACCGGCCGTTCAAGCACCAGTGA